AATTGCCTCACCCATTGTGTTTCAAGGCGGCATAAGCAAGAACGTCGGCGCGTCGTCAAGGCGTTTGAAAGCGTCACCGGCCATGATATCATTGTCGATCAATTGGGTCATCTCATGGGGGCAATCGGCGTCGCGATCCTGGCGCGCAAACAGCAGCAGCACCGGTTTGACTTCGACATCAAGGATATCGAATTCAGAACGTGGGTGTGGACTGTAATTGGATGTCCAAACGACCGCGAACTGGTCTGCGTGCTGCGCGACCCCAGTTTCTGGATGCGTGATGGGGAATCGCTGTCCGGCGGGTATCGTCAATGCTAAAGAGAAATTGGCCCTTTAAGATCTGATCAACGATGCACAAGGACGGCTCCAGTCCAGACACCGCAGACATATGCATTCGTCGCGCCGCAGCGGTTGACCAGCCCCGGGAGTGCCCGTCGTCAGGCGCCTTCTGTCCGGACACTGGGGGCAAAAACGAATAAACGCTTTGGCGCACTGGTTTGGCAGACGGTGTGACAACCTGCCTTGTGGCGGACGCTGGTGGTGCATTTGAGCAGCACGCGACATTTTGAACCAGGCATTCGGCATAGTGTCTCTCCGCGACGCGCGCGTGTCGCGAAGAGACGTCCACAGGACGGGTGCCAACACGCCCGAAGCACTGCCAAAAGCGTGATATAATGAGGTAATTGTGAAATAATACACAATCCCGCGCAGTATCGAGACATTCCTGTCTTCAGCCGTCGCCACTTAACAACCCCAGTACGAATCACGGTGCGAAAACTGGACCGGAACCGTCGATCCCGCGATCGAGCTCGTCATGCCCTGACGGCGTGACCACCCTCTCCCGCCCAAACAACCCCTTTTCAAACGATCTTCTGGAAGCAGCGTTGTCGCTGTTCCTGCTGCAAGCTGGCGCCTATTCCCTTCATCCGCGGGGAGCAAGGCACTACCGGCGAGTTCATCCCTCAGACTACAAGGACGCGCGGCTGTCGATGCGATCGAACTCCTCTACGGGCTGCCCCTGGATGCTTTCGTTCCGGTCAGTCCGCCACAGCAGTATTTTGAGTTCGAGGCGCAGGATTGCCCTACGATTCTGACGGTGACGAACCTCAGCGATGGCCTTCCGTTCACCTCCCCGTTCTTTTGCGACGATCAGCGACGAACAGGGTACACCGCTCGCACAGTTCTACGGAGGGACGCGGTCGAGGACCGGCTGCTCATCCCCGCTCTCAGTGGCCGCTACGAGGTCGCCGTCAGTTCTGCTGATCCCGATGTAAACGGCAGTGTGGAACTGCTTGTGAGCTGTGCCGACCAGGCCCCGGCCTGCGTACCCGGACCATCGGGGGGCGAATCCGGCGTACGCGCCTGCCGGCCATGCTTCGACGACGATTTTGGCGGAGACGTGTGCGACGCCTTCACAATCGATGTGGAACGGTCGGGCGGCACGGCGGTTTTCACCTGGGCACCTGTTGAAGGCGCAGAATGGTATATCTTCAGCGTCATGGACGCATCCGGCGGCCTGGTGATGGATTCGCCCCGGCTGATCGAAGACGGCACCACCCATACCTATATCTTCAATCCGGCTGACCTGCCGCGCGGTCCGTTCACGGCATTCGTCTCCGCGGGTGCGGAAACCGGCGATCCGGACTATCTCTGTGTGGCTGAAGTTGAAATCAGCTTCGACGGTGACGTGACTGATACTTGTACCGGTCTTGAGGTCGGTGCCGATATCGTCCCGGGCGCGGCGCGGGCCGTGGTGCGTGCATTGGAACGCCGTACCCGACGCACAGGCGTACCTACTCCATATCTACGCGGTCGCGGACGACGGCGGGCTGATCGGCATCCGCGTACTGACGGTGCCGGGCGATGCGACCACCTACCACCTTAGCGACCTATTCCCCGCGGAATACGACCAGTATCAGGTGCGTGTCGCAGCCTACTCTGAAGCGAGCGGCGGCGGTGCGTTCGGAGATATGCCTCAGGGCTATCTATGCGACGGCGATGTCACGATTACCTTCGGACCGTTGGGGCCGGTCGAGTGGGGGCCTGCGGTTTGATATCGCATTGAGAGGAAGTGCGAGATGAAACGAGGATACGATAATCCCTTCAGACTAAGAGTGCTCCAGTTCATCCTCGTCACATTGGTCTTCTCTATGCTGACGAGTTCGAGTACCGAGAGCATCGCACAGAGCGGCGGCGCGCTGGTTACGGCTCCAGAGTCTACGGCACCATCTCAAGCGCGACCCCGTATGTGAGCTATCGGTTCTCAGGGCAGCAGGGCGATTTGGTCGCCATTGCGTCTGTTTCATGGACGGGGACACTCGACATCCGGCTCGAAATGGTCGCGCCGGATGGCACGCTGGTAATCACAGCACCGGGACACATCGCAAGCCGAGTCGTTCGACGCTGGTCTCTCCGCGTTCCTGCCGCAGCACGGCGTATATGTGCTGCGGTTGAGCTGGCGATGGCCAGACAGAGGGCGACTTCGTGTTGAGCGCGTGACCGGGCGGGCCGCCATTTCGCCCGCGCCGCTCGTGTACGGCCAGGCACTCGATATCACTGTCGTGCCGGATGCGCCGCTGCAGTATTTCTCCTTTGAGGCTGGACACTGCCCGACGACGCTGGTTATCAGCGATACCGGCCGTGGAGAACCTGCGGTCTTTCCTGCCGCGGTGAAGGTGCGCGACCAGCGCGGCCAGGCGGTGGCGTTACCGCGCGTCGCCCAGACCTTCGAAGACCGGGTCACAGTCGAGGCCTACAGCGGCCGCTATGAGGTCGAAGTCGGTCCGGCAGATCATGCAGTGAACGGGACACTCCCGGTTGCTCGTGACCTGCTCAGGCGATGCTCGGGTTGCCAGCCCGCTTCCGGCACCTCAATCGGCGGCGAGTGCCCTGGCTGCCCAAGCCTCGACGAATGGGTGGACGGCGGCGGCTGCCGGATCTCAGGTTACTGGCCGAGTCCGACGTAGACGACGCCACCCGTTTCACGGTGACATGGACGCCGCTGGAGGGCGCGAATGGGTATGCCGTATATGTGCCGGCATCCCGCTGGGCGGTGGCGAAGTCTATCTGACCCATGCGGAATGGGTGGCGGGCAACCCGACACAGCTTACCTGGGTTCTGCCCGGCACGGGTTACAGCGGATCCACGTTCAGGTTGCAGGCGTTGGTCGGCGGTGTCGTGATCTGCACCGACGAGACCGAAGTCAGACTTCCCGGCCAGGAGATCGTGTGTCCTGACCTCGATCTGCAGCCACCCTGGTCGATCCGGCGGAAGGCATCATGCGCGCGACATGGTTCGGCGTGGAAGCGATCGACGGTTATCAACTCACCGTGTTCGCCACCGACGCAGTCGGCGCGTCGAGACTGAGCAGTACACTTCGGAAACCATCCCGCCAGGGGTGACCAGTATCGAGTTCAGGCTCCCCAACGGCTACGTGAGCTTCCGGTTTGTGCTGCGGCTGGTCGGCGCCGGTGCCCTGTACGGACGAGATCGTCGTGCAGCCAAACGGCTCGCCATGCGCCGTCCGCACCAATCGAACTGACGTTGCGGTGCGGGTCGGGCCAGGGGCTGTCGCGCGGCCAACTTCGATGAGCATGCCGCCCGGCATCGAATACACGGTGATCGGCCAGGGCCGCGGACGGTACGGGCATGCTCTGGTGGCAGCTCGACAAGACCGAGTTCGCCGGTCACGAGCGTCATCAGCCTGTGGGTTGCGCAGGCGGATGTCGAGGAAGTTGGCGTGGTGTACGCAAATCCCGCAAGTCGAAATCCCACCGATCATTCCGGAACCGGAGGATCCACCCGAGACCGGTTGGGGTCCGTGCGGCTCGTGCGGCACCTGCGGCCATCCTGCCAGTGAATGCGTCACATCTCCCGACGGCCAGTGCCTGTGGGATCCGGCAACCTGCCAGAGCCAGGAACCCGGGCCAGGTGACGATGATGACGACGAACCCGTGTGCGCGCGGTTTCCGTGGCGATCGATATGGGGAACTGCTTCGGCGGGGGTTCGGTCAGCCTCGACACAGCGCCGAACTGCCCGGGCGGTTATACGCCAGGAACGTCGGTTCAGGCGTACGCCAGTGCCGAAGATCAGGAAATGTGTCGTGAAGTCGTGGAGCGGCTGCCATGCGTCCGGCGCGAGCCCAAGCGTGACCTTCACGCGCCACAATTGCACACTGGTTGCGCCTATGGGCTACTAGATCAGCCTCGCCAGTAACACAGTAGCAGGCGAAGCCCCTGAGGTGACTCAGGGGCTTCTTGTGATCGGCCTGTCGGCCTTGGCCGTAAAAACGTGCAATTCGTCTGCGGAAGTGGTGCAATTTGGCGCGCCTGCGGACAATACACGGGATTACAATACGTATTAAAGGTGCGAACATCCCTGGAAACACGGGGTAGTTCAGGTTATTAGAGAGGACATCACCATGAAAGTGATGAACAAGGTCATCGTGGTTACGGGGCGGCAGCGGTATCGGACGTGCGCTCGTGCACCTGCTGGTAATCGGGGCGCGCGGGTTGCCGCCGTGGATATCAACGAGAAGACCCTGAAAGAAACGGTTGAGCTTGCAGGCCCGAACAAGGACAAGATCAGCAACACATCGTGAACGTGGCTGATCGCCAGGCCGTTGAGGCCCTGCCGCAGCAGGTGATCGACGCCCACGGAACCGTTGACGCGATCATCAACAACGCAGGCATCATCCAACCCGTTCGTTCGGCTGAACGACCTGCCCTATGACGCAATCGAGCGTGCTGAAGGTCAATCTATACAGCGTGATTTACATGATCAGTCTTCTTGCCGCACCTGCTGGCGCGGCCCGGAAAGTCATATCGTCGACCTGTCGAGCATGGGCGGGTTCTTCCCGGTGCCGGGCCAAACCCTGTACGGGGCATCGAAGGCGGCCGTCAAATTACTGACTGAAGGGCTTTACGCAGAACTCACCGAGACGAACACGCGGGTGACGGTGGTCTTCCCAGGGGCGGTTGCGACCAACATCTCGCAGAACTCCGGCGTGTCGATCGGCACACGCAGCGAAAGCAGCAGCGCCAAGAGCTTCCCGACCACTCCGCCCGAACGCGCCGCAGAGATCATCGTCGACGGCATGGAGCGCGATCAGTTCCATGTCTACGTCGGCCGGGATTCGAAGATGATGAACTACCTGTATCGCCTAAGCCCCTGACGCGCCACCCGGTTCATGTATAATCAGATGAAGGGACTGCTTCCGAGTTGAGCGCATCGGGTGATTACGCTTTCCGCGTTCGGTGACGACGAGTGCTACCCATAAGTTCAGTATGAAGCCCTTCTCACAAAAAGCAGAAGGGCTTTTTGATTAACTCGTCGGACATCTGCCCCTCTACTTGCCGTCAGAGCGACATACAGCGCACCGGAAAGTTGATCGCTGGCGGCTTAGGACTACCTGACCGCGCCAGTGCTTTTGCGAATAACAAACTCGGGATAGAGTACGCGTTGATGCACGGGTGTATGCGGTTGTTTGATGAGCGAGACGAGATACTCTACAGACTGTTCGCCCAGCGCGGAAAAATCCTGATGAACGGTGGTCAATGAGGGTAGAAAGTACGCCGATTCCCGGTATGTCAT
The window above is part of the Candidatus Flexicrinis proximus genome. Proteins encoded here:
- a CDS encoding substrate-binding domain-containing protein, which codes for MQSLLKSRADFTAVVVGNDQMALGAMAALSERGLRIPEDVSVVGFDDIPGIGVLSTLIDHRSSGFFRAGRTVCRVSRLAHQTTAYTRASTRTLSRVCYSQKHWRGQVVLSRQRSTFRCAVCRSDGK